One window of Thiomicrorhabdus lithotrophica genomic DNA carries:
- a CDS encoding hydroxymethylglutaryl-CoA synthase, with amino-acid sequence MKVGIDLIHFATADYYLGLDTFAAEKHIDVEKFTIGIGQEKMSIAPPDEDVVSLAAKAAAPILRQIDTNEISAVLFATETGVDQSKSAGVFLHGLLGLPNRCRVVEFKHACYAGAAALQMATTMIRANSKEKVLVIAADIAKYDVDTSGEATQGCGAVAMLITESPRIIAIEAGSGYYTDDVMDFWRPNNRTTALVDGKYSTKVYLNSLKHAWEHFTEQTNRTFNDIDYFCYHIPFTKMAEKAHKTLIKKTGADVTQDQFEAQTLASQIYNRIVGNSYSASLFVSFISLLDNNRQSVEGKRISFFSYGSGCVAEFFTGIMQSGYEKVLMTQEHQRKIAQRKPLSYQEYLDFYKQADSVIENIVYPLTNKGPYRLAGIKDHKRYYEKTNQLD; translated from the coding sequence ATGAAAGTAGGCATTGATTTAATCCATTTTGCTACAGCAGATTATTACTTAGGTTTAGATACCTTTGCTGCTGAAAAGCACATAGATGTTGAAAAATTCACCATTGGAATTGGTCAGGAAAAAATGTCAATTGCACCCCCTGACGAGGATGTTGTTAGCCTAGCAGCTAAGGCTGCTGCTCCAATATTGAGACAGATTGATACTAATGAAATTAGTGCCGTTCTATTTGCAACTGAAACGGGTGTTGACCAATCTAAATCTGCTGGCGTTTTCTTACATGGTCTTTTAGGCTTACCTAATCGCTGCCGTGTCGTTGAATTTAAACACGCTTGTTATGCTGGTGCCGCTGCTCTTCAAATGGCCACTACAATGATTCGCGCAAATTCTAAAGAAAAAGTTCTAGTCATTGCTGCTGATATAGCGAAATACGATGTTGATACCTCTGGCGAAGCTACCCAAGGCTGTGGTGCCGTGGCTATGCTAATAACAGAGTCTCCTAGGATTATAGCGATTGAAGCTGGCTCCGGTTATTACACTGATGATGTCATGGATTTTTGGCGTCCTAACAACCGTACAACCGCCCTTGTTGATGGTAAGTATTCAACAAAGGTATATCTCAATAGCTTAAAGCATGCTTGGGAACACTTTACTGAACAGACTAATCGTACCTTTAATGATATTGATTATTTCTGCTATCACATCCCTTTTACTAAAATGGCTGAAAAGGCACATAAAACCCTAATCAAAAAAACGGGAGCTGACGTTACTCAAGATCAATTTGAAGCGCAGACTTTGGCCAGTCAAATTTATAATCGTATTGTTGGGAACAGTTACAGTGCTTCACTCTTTGTAAGCTTTATCTCTTTGCTAGATAACAACCGTCAAAGTGTTGAAGGTAAACGCATTAGCTTCTTTAGTTACGGTTCAGGCTGTGTAGCTGAATTTTTTACTGGAATCATGCAGTCAGGCTATGAAAAAGTCCTAATGACTCAAGAACACCAAAGAAAAATTGCTCAACGCAAACCATTAAGTTACCAAGAGTATTTAGATTTTTATAAACAAGCTGACTCTGTTATTGAAAATATTGTCTATCCTTTGACTAATAAAGGCCCTTATCGTTTAGCTGGCATCAAAGACCATAAACGCTATTACGAAAAAACCAATCAACTCGATTAA
- a CDS encoding lipid-binding SYLF domain-containing protein: MLKPLFKKATILTLALSSLVAFSTQTYADDEFSPSESKMTQDITEEEFQETIAAFQRAPQSAAFFDNAYGYAVFPTIGKVGFVIGGAYGQGRVYEHGRHSGNAEMTQATIGFQLGGQAFSQIIFFQDQRAYDEFTGGNFEFGAQASAIIITAGANAEASTKGTSASANAGNQYVKADGQYYKGMAVFSLAKGGLMYEATLGGQKYNFYPN, encoded by the coding sequence ATGCTTAAACCATTATTTAAAAAAGCGACTATTTTGACTTTAGCTTTATCCAGCCTAGTAGCATTTTCAACACAAACTTATGCAGATGATGAATTCAGTCCATCTGAGTCAAAAATGACCCAGGATATTACTGAAGAAGAGTTTCAAGAGACCATTGCAGCTTTCCAAAGAGCGCCGCAATCTGCAGCATTTTTTGACAATGCATACGGTTATGCGGTTTTTCCAACGATTGGTAAAGTGGGGTTTGTGATTGGTGGTGCTTATGGTCAAGGTCGTGTTTATGAGCATGGTAGACACTCTGGTAACGCTGAAATGACACAGGCTACCATTGGATTTCAATTAGGCGGTCAAGCTTTTAGCCAAATTATCTTCTTCCAAGATCAACGCGCTTATGATGAGTTTACGGGTGGTAACTTTGAATTTGGTGCTCAGGCATCTGCGATTATCATTACAGCAGGCGCAAATGCCGAAGCTTCTACCAAAGGAACATCTGCTTCTGCCAATGCCGGCAATCAATATGTTAAAGCTGATGGCCAATACTACAAAGGAATGGCAGTATTTAGTTTAGCCAAGGGTGGCTTAATGTATGAAGCAACATTGGGTGGACAAAAATATAATTTTTATCCAAACTAA
- a CDS encoding peptidylprolyl isomerase produces the protein MALATARHILVDSEEKCNELKAQIENGADFGDVAKANSNCPSGSNGGDLGQFGPGMMVPEFDKVVFSADVGSVEGPVKTQFGYHLLEVTSRS, from the coding sequence ATGGCATTAGCAACAGCACGTCACATTCTGGTTGATTCAGAAGAAAAATGTAATGAATTAAAAGCTCAAATTGAAAACGGAGCGGATTTTGGTGATGTTGCCAAAGCAAATTCTAACTGCCCATCAGGTTCTAACGGTGGTGACTTAGGTCAGTTTGGTCCAGGAATGATGGTTCCAGAATTTGATAAAGTGGTTTTCAGCGCAGATGTAGGTTCTGTTGAAGGGCCTGTTAAAACTCAGTTTGGTTATCATTTATTAGAAGTGACTAGCCGTAGCTAA
- a CDS encoding hydroxymethylglutaryl-CoA reductase produces the protein MSTQTENLTQKFASIPMQAVGPFKLIGDVEVDDLMVPMATYETPLWPSVARGARVAAHSGGIRVTVVDERMTRSVLLQAPNAGIATLRLKQIQAQHDELQKVVAESSRFAKLIDTNYQVVGNLIYLRLEFQTGDASGHNMVTNAADKLLPWILEQYSDLSYVSISANYCTDKKVSAVNGILGRGKYVVCETTIPKKFCKRFLKTTPEALVDLHIKKDLIGSIVSGGLRSANAHVANMLLGFYLATGQDAANIVEGSQAINHAEVTPEGDLYFSSTLPNLIVGTVGNGKGLDFVLENLTLLGCANNDAKPGENARRLACIAGATAFCGELSLLAAQTNPGELMEAHIKLERSHKG, from the coding sequence ATGAGTACACAGACAGAAAACCTAACACAAAAATTTGCCTCCATTCCTATGCAAGCGGTCGGGCCATTTAAATTAATCGGTGATGTAGAAGTTGATGATTTAATGGTGCCCATGGCTACTTACGAAACACCGCTTTGGCCATCAGTCGCCCGCGGTGCTCGCGTAGCCGCTCACTCTGGTGGAATTAGAGTTACCGTAGTTGATGAACGTATGACTCGCTCAGTTTTATTGCAAGCGCCTAATGCTGGCATTGCCACTTTAAGACTTAAACAAATTCAAGCTCAACATGATGAATTGCAAAAAGTGGTGGCCGAATCCAGCCGTTTTGCAAAACTCATTGATACCAACTACCAAGTCGTTGGCAACTTAATCTACCTGCGCCTAGAGTTTCAAACAGGTGATGCATCAGGTCACAACATGGTAACCAATGCCGCAGATAAGTTGTTACCATGGATTTTAGAGCAATATAGCGATTTAAGTTACGTCTCTATCTCTGCCAACTACTGCACCGATAAAAAAGTTTCAGCCGTAAACGGCATCTTAGGTCGTGGTAAATATGTTGTGTGTGAAACCACTATCCCAAAAAAATTCTGTAAACGTTTTTTGAAAACCACGCCAGAAGCTTTGGTCGATTTACACATTAAAAAAGATTTAATCGGAAGCATTGTGTCTGGCGGTTTGCGCAGTGCCAATGCTCACGTTGCCAACATGCTTTTAGGGTTCTATTTAGCCACAGGGCAAGATGCGGCAAACATTGTTGAAGGCTCACAAGCCATTAACCATGCTGAAGTCACACCAGAAGGCGACTTATACTTTTCTAGCACCTTACCTAATCTAATAGTCGGCACGGTCGGAAATGGCAAAGGGCTCGATTTTGTTTTAGAAAACCTAACTCTATTAGGTTGTGCGAATAATGACGCTAAACCAGGTGAAAATGCACGCCGTTTAGCTTGTATTGCTGGTGCAACCGCTTTTTGTGGCGAACTTTCTCTACTCGCCGCCCAAACCAATCCAGGAGAACTTATGGAAGCGCACATTAAACTTGAACGCTCTCATAAAGGTTAA
- the ggt gene encoding gamma-glutamyltransferase, which yields MYKLKIQKTFAVFLFSISLFSVNASWAIDPKTAAVAMPDKYSAEVAAQILQQGGNAVDAAVASAFVLAVTYPEAGNLGGGGFMTLYAPTLQTYEADTLAVHFLDYREKAPLAATQDMYLDNNKQVIPYKSLVGYQASGVPGTVMGFWQAHQRFGSLSWQQLLQPAIKLAKQGFKVSPQIASRAKWFQEWIANKSPTPLNFKDYFSSLKTGKVFKQPELAQTLTRIANLGAKDFYQGQTAKLLVKQMQKHDGLITLEDLAKYQAVWREPVVGMWKGRTVVSAPPPSSGGIAIVQLLKMKEQLADKLNQALLQGKKAGLSEQTIKTHFYAELEKRVYADRAHYLGDSDFIDVPIKQLISDSYLATRIKTVLFDEISESETMKPGKIESPETTHFSIVDGHGNAVSNTYTLNMPFGSGVVIEGAGFLMNDEMDDFSTKPGVANVFGVVGGTANAIAPEKRMLSSMSPTIVLKDDEVEMVVGTPGGSTIITSVFQTIVNVVEEGMTAQQAVDAPRVHHQLLPKDQIAYNPELPGLVKEELEVMGYTLKKNDYMGDVQLILKTQSGWQAASDNRGEGVSKVFEVKD from the coding sequence ATGTATAAATTAAAAATTCAAAAAACATTCGCTGTATTTCTATTTAGTATTAGCCTGTTTTCAGTCAATGCAAGTTGGGCAATAGATCCTAAAACTGCAGCCGTTGCAATGCCTGATAAATATAGCGCTGAAGTTGCCGCTCAAATTTTGCAACAAGGTGGTAATGCGGTTGATGCAGCCGTAGCATCGGCGTTTGTGTTGGCTGTTACTTATCCTGAAGCGGGCAATCTTGGGGGTGGTGGTTTTATGACTTTATACGCACCAACATTGCAAACTTATGAAGCGGATACTTTAGCCGTACATTTTTTAGATTATCGTGAAAAAGCGCCATTAGCTGCGACCCAAGATATGTACCTAGACAATAACAAACAAGTCATCCCATATAAATCTTTGGTTGGTTACCAGGCATCAGGTGTTCCGGGGACTGTGATGGGGTTTTGGCAAGCTCATCAACGCTTTGGCTCATTGTCATGGCAACAACTTCTTCAGCCTGCTATAAAACTTGCTAAACAAGGTTTTAAGGTTTCACCACAGATTGCTAGTCGCGCCAAATGGTTTCAAGAGTGGATTGCGAATAAATCGCCAACGCCACTGAATTTTAAAGATTATTTCAGTAGTCTAAAAACTGGAAAGGTGTTTAAACAGCCTGAACTCGCGCAGACCCTGACACGTATCGCTAATTTAGGCGCAAAAGACTTTTATCAAGGTCAAACAGCAAAGTTATTAGTTAAGCAAATGCAAAAGCATGACGGCCTAATTACCTTAGAAGACTTAGCAAAATACCAAGCTGTGTGGCGAGAGCCGGTGGTAGGTATGTGGAAAGGTCGAACAGTCGTGTCAGCACCGCCTCCAAGTTCTGGCGGTATTGCCATTGTGCAACTGTTAAAGATGAAGGAACAGCTTGCAGATAAGTTGAATCAAGCTCTTTTACAGGGTAAGAAAGCAGGCCTGTCAGAACAAACCATTAAAACCCACTTTTATGCGGAACTAGAAAAGCGTGTTTACGCAGATAGAGCGCACTATTTAGGTGATTCCGATTTCATTGACGTGCCTATAAAACAGCTTATCTCGGACAGTTATTTAGCGACCCGAATTAAAACGGTTCTGTTCGATGAAATATCAGAATCTGAAACGATGAAACCAGGCAAGATTGAAAGCCCTGAAACTACCCATTTTTCGATCGTAGACGGTCATGGTAATGCGGTCTCAAATACCTACACGCTTAATATGCCGTTTGGGAGTGGAGTGGTGATTGAGGGAGCGGGTTTTTTAATGAATGATGAGATGGATGATTTCAGTACTAAGCCTGGAGTAGCGAATGTGTTTGGGGTGGTAGGTGGAACCGCCAATGCGATTGCACCAGAAAAACGTATGCTTTCTTCTATGTCTCCGACGATTGTATTAAAAGATGATGAAGTAGAGATGGTTGTTGGTACACCTGGTGGTTCAACCATTATTACCTCAGTCTTTCAGACTATAGTGAATGTGGTTGAAGAAGGAATGACGGCTCAACAAGCGGTAGATGCACCAAGAGTGCATCATCAACTTCTACCCAAAGACCAAATAGCGTATAACCCAGAACTACCAGGCCTGGTAAAAGAAGAGTTAGAGGTTATGGGGTACACCCTTAAAAAGAATGACTATATGGGTGATGTACAGCTTATTCTAAAAACTCAATCAGGTTGGCAAGCCGCATCTGATAACAGAGGCGAAGGGGTTTCTAAGGTTTTTGAGGTAAAAGATTAG
- the fni gene encoding type 2 isopentenyl-diphosphate Delta-isomerase, with amino-acid sequence MSHTTPANLAQQVTGRKQDHIDAVLNDPLVERNTQGFENIKLMHRALPECNYAEIDTSTTFLNHKIQFPFLIASMTGGASSNLGSINRHLAEAAEHCNVPMAVGSQRAMIVDEAAKQSFELRKFAPNVPLIANLGAVQLNYGFGFDEARRAIDVLQADALYLHLNPLQEVVQPEGDTNFANLAEKIHALSEQIDIPIILKEVGSGLSPQDIELGLAAGISHFDIAGRGGTSWSRIEAHRSASDLGLLFQDWGLTTLESLRLSQPYQEKALFIASGGIRNGIDMIKAVIMGGRLCGVAAPLLAPAQESTEKVVATIEQFQQEFQTAQFLLGIQKTDALHLNTALISPL; translated from the coding sequence ATGAGTCACACTACCCCTGCAAACTTAGCTCAACAAGTAACTGGCAGAAAGCAAGATCATATTGATGCCGTACTTAACGACCCATTAGTTGAACGCAATACTCAAGGGTTTGAAAACATCAAACTCATGCATCGTGCCCTGCCCGAATGTAATTATGCAGAGATAGATACATCGACCACCTTTTTAAATCATAAAATCCAATTCCCATTCTTAATCGCTTCTATGACGGGCGGAGCTTCTTCAAACTTAGGAAGTATTAACCGTCACTTAGCAGAAGCTGCTGAGCACTGCAATGTACCCATGGCGGTTGGCTCTCAACGTGCAATGATTGTTGACGAAGCCGCTAAACAGAGCTTTGAACTAAGAAAGTTTGCTCCAAATGTTCCATTGATTGCCAATTTAGGTGCAGTACAACTTAATTATGGTTTTGGCTTTGATGAGGCTCGTCGTGCAATTGATGTTTTACAAGCTGATGCCTTATACCTTCATCTAAACCCACTTCAAGAAGTGGTTCAACCAGAGGGTGATACTAATTTTGCCAACCTAGCTGAAAAAATCCATGCCTTATCAGAACAAATTGATATCCCAATCATTCTCAAAGAAGTGGGTTCTGGGCTCTCTCCTCAGGACATTGAACTAGGCCTGGCGGCAGGTATATCGCATTTCGATATTGCTGGCCGTGGCGGAACATCTTGGAGCCGAATAGAAGCGCACCGTTCAGCTAGCGATTTAGGTTTATTGTTTCAAGATTGGGGCTTAACAACATTAGAAAGCCTGCGATTAAGCCAGCCTTACCAAGAAAAAGCCCTGTTTATTGCCAGTGGTGGGATACGAAACGGAATAGACATGATAAAAGCTGTTATAATGGGCGGCCGATTGTGTGGTGTAGCCGCGCCCTTACTAGCTCCGGCTCAAGAATCAACTGAAAAAGTTGTCGCCACAATCGAGCAATTTCAGCAAGAATTCCAAACTGCGCAATTCTTGCTCGGCATTCAAAAAACGGATGCACTGCACTTAAATACTGCTTTAATTTCACCGCTATGA
- a CDS encoding M48 family metallopeptidase: MNFYAAQDNAKKKTKYLVLLYVLILIVLTFLSTLVLMLVLPVVTGQSLATNFWQTLFTEQNLPTLLWVGAFVVGGALISSFVKSRHLAKGGAVIAAALGGSKLSPNSSNMNERKALNVVEEMAIASGMPVPEVFVLRQESAINAFAAGQTPQDAVIGLTQGCIDKLSRTQLQGVVGHEFSHILNGDMRLNLRIIMLLHGIEFIALLGRIMTSSRGSSRSSSRSKGKGNGAIVLAGIALRVIGWFGILFGNMLQAAVSRQREFLADASSVQFTRDPDAIAGALKVIGGVTETSRLKNTEVSEVAHLFFGQSFHTRLAFLFATHPPIDMRILRIQPGWNGEFLKPQTVMPVESEPGKDDRANTPFQNLPEPLAMLLGAGVLIDQLTDNSQNALGKLVGKAQDPLEAIALVIAILLCEESDNPQEKTIWKTFLAESSIKGLESMVKEQVELILLINLANRLPLVELAMPALKTLSANQYQDFKQLLHGVMDSDRHQSIFEQSVFQLVTRFLDVHFGLVKAPKVRYKNAKQIAMELQLILSTLAYYGQNSDEANKTSMDLAFKRAVTALGLNHLQRIEIDDSHQNLFRIATEKLLYCSEVLKHQVVSALVVCVEHDGQVNEVEKELVLAIAATMNAPIPRLSL, encoded by the coding sequence ATGAATTTTTATGCCGCTCAAGATAATGCCAAAAAGAAGACTAAGTATTTAGTTTTGTTGTATGTTTTGATTTTAATCGTGCTGACTTTTTTAAGTACCTTGGTTTTAATGTTAGTGCTCCCAGTGGTGACAGGTCAAAGCCTTGCAACCAATTTCTGGCAAACTTTGTTTACTGAACAAAACTTACCCACTCTATTGTGGGTAGGGGCTTTTGTGGTTGGCGGGGCTCTAATCAGTTCATTTGTTAAAAGTCGGCATTTAGCTAAAGGAGGAGCTGTTATTGCAGCAGCTTTGGGCGGTTCAAAGCTGTCACCTAACTCCTCCAATATGAATGAACGCAAAGCCTTGAATGTAGTTGAAGAGATGGCGATTGCTTCAGGAATGCCTGTTCCTGAAGTCTTTGTGTTGCGTCAAGAATCCGCTATTAATGCTTTTGCGGCAGGGCAAACCCCGCAAGATGCGGTCATTGGTTTAACGCAAGGCTGTATCGATAAACTATCACGCACTCAGCTACAAGGCGTTGTGGGCCATGAGTTTAGTCATATTCTCAATGGAGATATGCGCTTGAACTTACGCATTATTATGTTACTACATGGTATTGAGTTCATTGCCTTGCTTGGTCGGATTATGACTTCCTCAAGGGGGAGTAGCCGTTCAAGTTCTCGCTCTAAAGGAAAAGGTAATGGGGCAATTGTTTTAGCGGGAATAGCCTTAAGGGTGATTGGTTGGTTTGGTATCTTGTTTGGCAATATGTTGCAGGCAGCCGTTAGTCGGCAGCGGGAATTTCTAGCGGATGCTTCATCTGTCCAGTTTACACGTGATCCTGATGCAATAGCTGGAGCACTAAAGGTGATTGGTGGTGTTACAGAAACTTCCCGTTTAAAAAATACCGAGGTGAGTGAAGTTGCGCATCTATTTTTTGGGCAGTCTTTTCATACTCGTTTAGCTTTTTTATTTGCCACACACCCACCGATTGATATGCGTATTCTGCGTATTCAGCCTGGTTGGAACGGTGAGTTTCTAAAGCCTCAAACTGTCATGCCAGTGGAGAGTGAACCCGGTAAGGACGATAGAGCAAACACCCCGTTTCAAAACCTGCCAGAACCATTAGCTATGTTATTAGGGGCGGGTGTTTTGATAGACCAATTGACGGATAATTCACAAAACGCATTAGGAAAGTTAGTCGGCAAAGCTCAAGATCCGCTGGAAGCGATTGCATTAGTAATTGCGATTTTATTATGTGAAGAGTCAGATAATCCGCAAGAGAAGACTATTTGGAAAACATTTCTGGCTGAAAGCTCCATCAAAGGTTTAGAATCAATGGTAAAAGAGCAAGTAGAGTTGATATTGCTGATTAACTTGGCCAATAGACTACCGTTAGTTGAACTCGCCATGCCCGCTTTAAAAACGCTTTCTGCAAATCAATACCAAGACTTTAAGCAATTATTGCATGGGGTGATGGACTCAGATCGCCATCAAAGTATTTTTGAACAAAGTGTGTTTCAGTTAGTGACACGTTTTTTAGATGTTCATTTCGGCTTGGTAAAAGCACCTAAAGTTCGCTATAAAAATGCCAAACAGATTGCTATGGAGCTGCAGTTGATTCTATCGACCTTAGCTTATTATGGCCAAAATAGTGATGAGGCCAATAAAACCAGTATGGATTTAGCTTTTAAGCGTGCGGTTACGGCTTTAGGCTTGAATCATCTACAACGTATAGAGATAGATGATTCACATCAAAACCTATTTAGAATCGCAACAGAAAAACTGTTGTATTGTTCAGAAGTACTGAAGCACCAAGTGGTATCCGCATTAGTTGTTTGTGTTGAGCATGATGGTCAAGTGAATGAAGTAGAAAAAGAGTTAGTTTTAGCCATTGCTGCTACCATGAATGCACCTATTCCAAGATTAAGCCTGTAA
- a CDS encoding DUF3392 family protein, translated as MDILAWLNDILLHLSSWMKGYLNQIVLSMVATLLVIYGDTILNSVKKQIGSLKLFLRITLFVAFCAFGFSFITSVASPFISSWLSQASPELLPFVVVLSYYLIGYLAQRKGML; from the coding sequence ATGGATATTTTAGCTTGGCTCAACGACATTCTTTTACATCTTTCAAGCTGGATGAAAGGCTATTTAAATCAAATAGTGCTCTCAATGGTCGCGACATTACTGGTTATTTATGGCGACACGATTCTTAACTCTGTAAAAAAACAAATTGGTAGTTTAAAACTTTTCTTACGTATCACTCTATTTGTTGCTTTTTGCGCCTTTGGTTTTAGCTTTATCACCTCAGTAGCATCACCTTTTATAAGTAGCTGGCTTTCACAAGCAAGCCCGGAACTGTTACCTTTTGTGGTTGTTTTAAGTTATTACTTAATCGGTTATTTAGCACAGCGTAAAGGCATGTTGTAG
- a CDS encoding HAD family hydrolase has product MIIEIPGRNTLEIQHIIFDYNGTIALDGKVIEGVAEKIQALSDRIDFHVITADTYGTAEKELEGVPCQVINLSKSNEFKTKTDYLAFLGKEHCLSVGNGFNDKALLKQSILGIALIQDEGVCTETLMSSDIVCKSIMDVFSFIEKPNRLKATLRV; this is encoded by the coding sequence TTGATTATTGAAATACCTGGCCGTAATACATTAGAAATACAACATATTATTTTTGATTACAACGGTACCATTGCACTTGACGGTAAGGTGATTGAAGGCGTCGCAGAAAAAATACAAGCGCTTTCAGATAGGATTGATTTTCACGTTATTACGGCTGACACCTACGGTACCGCCGAAAAGGAACTTGAAGGTGTTCCTTGCCAGGTAATCAACCTTTCCAAATCTAATGAATTTAAAACAAAAACTGATTATTTAGCCTTTCTAGGCAAAGAGCATTGTCTAAGTGTTGGTAATGGTTTTAATGATAAAGCGTTACTTAAACAGAGTATTTTAGGTATTGCGCTGATTCAAGACGAAGGTGTCTGCACTGAAACTTTAATGTCATCAGACATTGTTTGTAAATCAATCATGGACGTATTTTCATTTATTGAAAAACCGAATAGATTAAAAGCCACTTTAAGGGTTTAA
- a CDS encoding LemA family protein, producing MSTGFIIFLAVVVIFIIYLINIYNQLVALKNRFENAFAQIDVQLKRRYDLIPNLIEVAKKAMTHERETLEAVISARNEASSLLKAVSANPGDGNLMGQLSSAEGLLNGAMSRFNMVMEAYPDLKTNQNMMQLTEELTSTENKVAFARQAFNDSVMSYNTYRQSFPQTVFAAMFGHPVDAQMLEFEDREAIQAAPKVQF from the coding sequence GTGAGTACTGGATTTATTATATTTTTAGCAGTGGTTGTCATTTTTATTATCTATTTAATTAATATTTACAACCAGTTAGTTGCTTTAAAAAACCGTTTTGAAAACGCCTTTGCACAGATTGATGTACAGTTAAAGCGTCGTTATGATTTGATTCCGAACCTCATTGAAGTAGCAAAAAAGGCGATGACGCATGAACGTGAGACTTTAGAAGCGGTTATTTCTGCTCGTAATGAAGCCTCTAGTTTATTAAAAGCGGTATCGGCAAATCCAGGTGATGGAAATCTAATGGGGCAGTTGTCTAGTGCAGAAGGTCTATTAAATGGTGCTATGTCACGTTTTAATATGGTGATGGAGGCTTATCCTGACTTAAAAACGAATCAAAATATGATGCAATTAACAGAAGAGTTAACCTCAACAGAAAATAAAGTTGCTTTTGCTCGTCAAGCGTTCAATGACTCGGTTATGTCATATAACACTTATCGTCAAAGCTTTCCTCAAACGGTATTTGCAGCGATGTTTGGTCACCCAGTGGATGCGCAAATGCTTGAGTTTGAAGATAGAGAAGCGATTCAAGCCGCACCAAAAGTACAGTTTTAA
- a CDS encoding 3'-5' exonuclease produces the protein MTPTTDLQNCINQLNQSGEYQVLSKLQAATEFNPPSSAPTHKVCIIDTETTGLDTDVCEIIELGYQIIEFDSQGNFYKVLSAQNFLQEPKGEISEEVTQVTGLTMDDVKGHQIPWQQVEAEIAEVQLCVAHNASFDRPVVERYSDVFVNKIWGCSVAQIDWMKQAHVGSRSQEFLCWKVGEFFYGAHRALDDVQALTQLLSCKISEDKVPAFSFLLSAVRQSKSLVKATGAPFDIKDALRSRGYRWNVGERVWQSVMDDAKLESELAWLIDNNTPNPNVIKLKATDSFSVRAR, from the coding sequence ATGACTCCAACAACCGATTTACAAAATTGCATTAACCAACTCAATCAATCTGGTGAGTACCAAGTACTCAGCAAGCTACAAGCAGCAACAGAGTTTAACCCTCCTTCTTCCGCACCCACTCATAAGGTCTGTATTATTGATACCGAAACCACGGGGTTAGATACCGATGTTTGTGAAATTATTGAACTGGGTTATCAGATTATTGAATTTGATTCACAAGGTAACTTTTACAAAGTATTAAGTGCTCAAAACTTTTTACAAGAACCCAAAGGTGAAATTAGCGAAGAAGTCACTCAAGTCACTGGCTTAACGATGGATGACGTCAAAGGCCATCAAATTCCTTGGCAACAAGTTGAAGCTGAAATAGCCGAAGTTCAGCTATGTGTTGCACACAATGCAAGCTTTGACCGCCCAGTTGTTGAACGCTATAGCGATGTTTTTGTTAATAAAATCTGGGGTTGTTCCGTTGCACAAATTGATTGGATGAAACAAGCTCACGTTGGCTCTAGATCACAAGAGTTTTTATGTTGGAAAGTTGGTGAGTTTTTTTACGGTGCGCACCGTGCTTTAGATGATGTGCAAGCCTTAACGCAACTTTTATCATGCAAAATTTCAGAAGATAAAGTACCTGCATTTAGCTTTTTATTGAGTGCCGTTCGTCAAAGCAAATCTTTAGTTAAGGCTACAGGCGCGCCGTTTGATATTAAAGATGCATTACGTTCTCGTGGTTATCGTTGGAATGTCGGAGAACGTGTTTGGCAGTCTGTTATGGATGACGCCAAGCTCGAATCCGAGTTAGCTTGGTTAATCGACAACAATACGCCAAATCCTAATGTTATTAAACTCAAAGCAACGGATAGTTTTTCTGTCCGCGCTCGCTAA